A genomic window from Gracilinanus agilis isolate LMUSP501 chromosome X, AgileGrace, whole genome shotgun sequence includes:
- the ZBTB33 gene encoding transcriptional regulator Kaiso — translation MESRKLISATDIQYSGNLLNSLNEQRDHGLFCDVTVIVEDRKFRAHRNVLSASSTYFHQLFSVAGQVVELNFLRAEIFAEILNYIYSSKLMRIRSDLLDEIIKSGQLLGVKFIAELGVPLSQVKSISGSIKPDSGETLPSGTDENGLQMQKAENEGSDAGVTMMPVITETFSLCAEDYETKKIGTDSDEDDDVIFCSEILPPKEGLPGGTSVAQVQPDPGPVAYADKACGTSSSPPLTNKPLQTLATSVNQTGPSQTRNSEETLKSAAPKHLTPNIILLNQPALNSMPSSSHPSQMSPAVNLLVQNHPQIPNNAAALPKRRTNVDVEAEIIDDDDDTISSSPDSGVSNTSLVPHPDTQKNVSFNGSAIQSKQVSLFHQEPLSNSLKISNVITESSKDSGGGSKHVMEGQKIITLDTATEIEGLSTGCKVYANIGEDTYDIVIPVKDDPDEKEAKHDNEVPKTSGDEPSNKRVKVKHDDHYELIVDGRVYYICIVCKRSYVCLTSLRRHFNIHSWEKKYPCRYCEKVFPLAEYRTKHEIHHTGERRYQCLACGKSFINYQFMSSHIKSVHSQDPSGDTKLYRLHPCRSLQIRQYAYLTDRPRSIPVIKEDEIVYKVDGGKEPSEGTATSTPQNKPMTWDDIFIQQGNDSMFKQNVTDGSTEFEFIIPESY, via the coding sequence ATGGAGAGCAGAAAGCTTATTTCTGCAACTGACATTCAATACTCTGGTAATCTTCTGAACTCCTTGAATGAGCAACGAGACCATGGCCTGTTCTGCGATGTCACTGTCATTGTGGAAGATCGAAAATTCCGGGCCCACCGGAATGTTCTGTCCGCATCGAGTACTTACTTCCACCAGCTTTTTTCTGTTGCTGGGCAAGTGGTTGAACTAAACTTTTTAAGGGCAGAGATTTTTGCGGAAATTCTCAACTATATTTATAGTTCTAAACTTATGCGTATTAGATCAGATCTACTCGATGAGATAATTAAGTCAGGGCAGTTATTAGGAGTGAAGTTTATAGCAGAACTTGGTGTTCCTTTGTCACAGGTTAAAAGTATCTCAGGTTCAATAAAGCCAGATAGTGGTGAAACCTTACCTTCTGGCACAGATGAAAATGGTCTtcaaatgcaaaaagcagaaaaTGAAGGGTCTGATGCTGGTGTGACTATGATGCCTGTTATAACTGAGACTTTCTCTTTATGTGCTGAAGATtatgagacaaaaaaaattggTACCGATtctgatgaagatgatgatgtcATTTTCTGCTCTGAAATTTTACCTCCCAAAGAGGGTTTGCCAGGTGGCACCTCAGTGGCCCAAGTCCAGCCTGACCCAGGGCCTGTTGCCTATGCTGATAAGGCTTGTGGTACTAGTAGTTCTCCCCCTCTAACAAATAAACCTCTACAGACACTTGCTACTTCGGTGAATCAGACAGGCCCAAGCCAAACCCGAAATAGTGAAGAAACACTTAAGTCTGCAGCCCCAAAGCATCTGACTCCCAACATTATTTTGTTAAATCAGCCAGCTCTTAACTCGATGCCAAGCTCTTCACATCCCAGTCAGATGTCTCCTGCAGTTAATTTATTGGTCCAGAATCATCCGCAGATACCAAATAATGCCGCGGCTTTGCCTAAACGTAGGACCAATGTAGACGTTGAAGCAGAGAttatagatgatgatgatgacactATTAGTTCTAGTCCAGACTCAGGAGTTAGTAATACCTCTTTAGTCCCACATCCTGATACCcagaaaaatgtttcttttaatgGCTCAGCAATCCAGTCCAAGCAGGTTTCACTTTTTCATCAAGAACCACTGTCtaactctttaaaaatttcaaatgtcATTACTGAAAGCAGTAAGGATTCTGGTGGAGGTTCCAAACATGTGATGGAAGGTCAAAAGATCATTACACTTGATACAGCTACTGAAATCGAAGGCTTATCTACGGGTTGTAAGGTTTATGCAAACATTGGGGAGGACACATATGACATAGTGATTCCTGTCAAAGATGACCCCGATGAAAAAGAGGCCAAGCACGATAATGAGGTCCCCAAAACATCTGGTGACGAGCCTTCAAACAAGCGTGTGAAAGTTAAACATGATGATCACTATGAATTAATAGTAGATGGCAGGGTGTATTATATCTGTATTGTGTGCAAAAGATCTTACGTCTGTCTGACGAGTTTGCGGAGacattttaacattcattctTGGGAGAAAAAGTACCCATGCCGTTACTGTGAGAAGGTGTTTCCTCTTGCAGAGTACCGCACCAAACACGAGATTCATCATACAGGAGAGCGACGGTATCAGTGTTTGGCCTGCGGCAAATCTTTCATCAACTATCAGTTTATGTCTTCACATATAAAATCAGTTCATAGTCAGGACCCTTCTGGTGACACTAAGCTTTATCGCTTACATCCGTGCAGGTCTTTGCAGATCAGGCAATATGCTTACCTTACTGATAGGCCGAGGAGTATACCTGTAATAAAGGAAGATGAGATTGTGTATAAGGTTGACGGTGGGAAAGAACCTTCAGAAGGGACTGCTACTTCTACTCCCCAAAACAAGCCAATGACTTGGGATGACATCTTTATTCAACAGGGAAATGATTCAATGTTTAAACAAAATGTAACAGATGGTAGCACTGAGTTTGAATTTATAATACCAGAATCTTACTGA